CCAGGGGGCCAGGCTGTCGAAGCCGGTCTGCTTGCCGTCAAAAAGCCGCAACAACAACACCCCCAGGATCTGGGCCAAGGCGCCTTGGGCTTTGTCTTCACCCGTGATGGCCGCCAAGGCGGACAGGTAATGGGCTTTGGCCTGCGCCAGTTGGCTGTCGGCAGCGATGGCGTCATTGTCGCGGCCCCTTATGTAGTCCAGCAGCAGGGTCAGCTCACCGGCAAAGTCGGCTTCCATGGCCAGGGCCAGGGTTTCCAGGGCAGCCTGTTGCTGCTGGCGGCTTGGCTGTTCTGCCAAGACCAGCTCCGGCAGGGCGGTGCCGTAGACCGAACTGGCCGCAAAGAGCGCTTCCTTGCTGGCAAAGTAGTGATAGAGAACTCCCTTTGACACCCCCAGAGCATCGGCCATGGCCCGCATGCTCAGGCCGTGGTAACCCTTGGCCCGAAAGACTGCCACGGCGCGGCTGGCCAGTTCCTGGCGGTATTGCTGATGGTCGACACGTTTTGGCATGGGAACTCCTTTTTAGACCACTCGGACTATAAAGAATTGACAGCCCTCAGCCAACGCCGTAGCTTTTATGGACCACTTGGTCTGCAAAAATAACCATGGAACGGATAGCGGAAAACCTCTGGGTGGCAGAGGGTCCTTCGGTGCCCTTCTTCACCCTCCCCTACAGCACCCGTATGACCCTGATCCGGTTGGCCGATGGCCGGCTTTGGGTGCACAGCCCCATAGCCTTGACCCCGGAGCTCAAGGCCGAGGTTGACGCCCTGGGCCAGGTGGCCTACCTGATAGCCCCCAACCAACTGCACCACCTGTTTCTACAGGCATGGCAGCAGCAGTATCCAGGGGCCTTGAGCTTCGGCACCAAGGGCGTCATGGCCAAACGCCCGGACCTCACCTTCCAGCATTGCCTGGACCAGCACTTCACCAGTCCCTGGCCCGAGATCAGCGCCCTGCTTTTTACCGGGTCCAAGGCCATGGAAGAAGCGGTGTTCCTGCACCAGCCGTCGCGGACACTGATCGTCACCGACCTGGTGGAAAACTTTGCCCCCGAAACCTTTACCCCCTTGAAGCGGCGACTGGCGGCCTGGGCCGGCATACTGGCCCCCAACGGCAAGATGCCCCTGGACTGGCGACTCAGCTTCTTGTTCAGCAAGACACAAGCCAGGCGCCATGTGCAGCAGCTGCTGGCCTGGCAACCACAGCGGCTGATCATGGCCCACGGCCTGATGGTGCAAAACCAGGTACCGGCCTTCCTGGCCCGGGCCTTCAGCTGGGTGGGGCCACTGGAGCAGAGCCAGCCATAAAAAACGGCAACCCTGGGGTTGCCGTTCAGCATGCCATTGGCGAAAACGCAGCAGCCTTGCTAGCCCCTTGGGCGCTTGATAAAGCAGGTGGCGTAGCCGCTGGCCAGCAACTTGCCGTCGGCGCTGCGGATGCTGCCTTCGGCTATCCCCAGGGAACGGGAGATATGGGTGACTTTGGCCTCGGCAATCAGCGCCTCATCCATGGGCAGCGGCCGCATCATTTTGACGGCAAGGTCGACAGTGCCATAACTGACCCCGGCTTCCAGCAGGCTGTGCACGGCGCAACCGGTTACCGAGTCGAGGACAGTAGCGGCAAAGCCCCCATGGACCCCGCCCATGGGGTTGCAGTGGCGCTGGGTAGCGCGGCACCCCAGGGTCACTTCCCCCTGGCCCACCGTCAGGTTGTACATGCCCATGGTGTCGAAAATGCTCGGCGGCGCGATATCACCGCTGATGATGGCCTGGAGGTGCTCAAAGCCGGTTAGATGGGAAATAGACATAATGGCTCCCGGTTAGAAAGGCTGGAAAAGTGCCTCAAGGGCGGCCAATGGCAAGGCGGCAATAGGGCAGCAGCACCCAGGCCACCAGGAGGCCACCAAGCAGTGCCTCGAGCAGGATAAAGAGATGGATCTTGGTGGAGATGCTGGTAAAGGGCGCAAAGCGGTAATGGCCCAGGGTCAGCATATTGCAAAGCCCATAGACCGCCAGCAACAAGGTACCGGCGCGGTAGCGCCCCCATTTCACCCAAAGGTACCCAAGGGGGGCCAGGGGCGTCATCAACACCCAGAACAGGTCAATCATGTGGGTATTGATCCAGACCGGCTCGGGATAGTCGGCAAAGAACAGCATGTTGTCGAGGTAATGCAAGATGCTGCTAAGGAAGGTAGCCAGCACCAGCCATTTGAGGGCGCGTAGCCAGGCAGAAGCCGACATCAGGCCGCCTCCCCTTTGGCCGCCTGGGCCTTGAACCAATCGAGGCTGGCCTGCCACAGGGGCGCGGCGTTTTTGCGAAAATACCCCATATGGCCAATGCGGCCGCCCAGGGCGTTGGGCGACAGGTTGACCCTGGTGATGGGGGCCTGGCTGTAGTGCTGGATGAAGGCGTCCCGCGATTCGGGCATGGCCCAGAGGTCGTCCAGGGCATTGGCGGCCACTATGGGGCTTTGTACCGACCGGTAGAGCTGGTCGATGCCGGCCATGGCCGGGTCGTCAAAGAAGTAGTGGGGATAACGGCACCAGTGGCGCCACTGCAAGAAGGCATTCTTTGGCAGATCTTCCCCCATGCCGAGCACCTTCCAGGCGCAATAACCCTTCCACCAGGTCAGCACCGGCAATACCAGGTGCCACATGGTCAGCACCTTGAGCTGCTCCAGCCGTGGCATGTAGCCATGCCAGCCAGCGCCGGTACCGAACACATAGAGCCCCGCCACCTTGTGGTGATTGGGCAGCAAGCCGAAGGCATGGCCGCCGTAGGAATGGCCGATGACAAAGAGCGGTGCATCCCCTTTGGCCATAAGGTCCACCGCCGCTGCCAGGTCGCGCTTGCCCCAATCCAAAAGATCCATCTCAAAGTCTTTGAGGCTGGGTGGTTTTGACTCGCCAATGCCCCGGTAGTCGAAGGTCAGGCTTTCAAAGCCCTGCTCACTGGCAAACTGGGCAAAGCGACGATAAAAACCCTGGGGCACACCGGTGGCGCCGGCCACGATCACCCGCCCCTGCAATGGTCCTTGCGCCGGGTAGCGATAACCCTGCAGCCGGTATTGATCGGCGGTGTAAAACGACACGGATTCCATCTGCGCCTCGCATTATAACAAGTGTCTTAAGTTGACTCAGATGCTAACCTATGACGATTGTTATAACAAGGGTGTGGACCTATGAGTAAGAACGCCTCGGACGGACGTCAGCGGGTCATCGAAGCGGCCGCGTCCATGCTGGCCATGCACGGCTTGCAGGGTGTCAGCATTCGTGAGGTCACCAAGTTTGCCAAGGCGCCGCTGGGATCCACCTACCACAACTTTCCCGGCGGCAAATACCAGATAGTGGCGGAAGCCATCGACTGGGCCGGGCAGCAAACCTTGGCCCGGTTAAGGGCTTGCCTGGCACAAGACCCGCAGAACGGCCTGCAGGCCTTTTTGCTGCAGTGGCGCCAGCGCCTGCTGGATTCGCAGTTTCGTTTTGGCTGCCCGGTGGTGGCGGCGGCCATCGAGGCCTCCCAGGAGCCAGAAGCAGAACAGGTAACGGCGGCAGTATCCCAGGCCTTTAGCGCCTGGCAACGGCTACTGGCCGAACACCTGTTGACCCTGGGCCATGGGGCCACGGCGGCGCAAACCCTGGCCCTTAGCATCATCGCCAGCATAGAGGGGGCCGTGGCGCTCTGCCGTGGGCACCAGAATATCCAGGCCTTCGATGCCATAGTGGAATGCATTCCCCTACTGGTCGGCCGCAAGGTGGCTTAATAAAAAAGGGCAGCCATCAGGCTGCCCTTTTTTATTAAGCCATGACCGGCATCAGGCGGGGACGTCAAAGGCCAGGAAGCGGGTACCGGCTTGAGCCACGAACGCCTTTTCTTCACCGGCGCTCAGCTCCAGGCCGTCCCCCGGGCCCAGCAGCAGCTCTCCGCTGGCAATGCCACCCTCGATGACATGGAGATAACGCTTGCGGCGGCTCTGGGCCTTGAAGCTCACTTCGTCGCCTTCCTCCAGGCGGTACTGGGCCAGTTCGGCGTCCTGGTTGATGGCCAACAAGCCACCTTCCCCTGCCAACACCACTTTGCCTTGTTGCTCAGGTACTTCGGCTTCCTGGTAGCTGGGGTCCAGGCCACGGCTGTGGGGGGCAATCCAGATTTGCAGGAAGTGCACAGGTTCGCTGTCGGAGCCGTTGTATTCGCTGTGGCGAATACCGGTACCGGCGGACATGCGCTGCACCATGCCCGGCACCAGGTGGCCGATGTTGCCCTGGGAGTCCTTGTGGGTCAGCTTGCCTTCCAGCACCACCGAGATGATCTCCATGTCGCTGTGGCCATGGGTACCGAAGCCGGCCCCGGGAGCGACGGTGTCGTCGTTGATCACCAGCAGGGCGCCGCTACCTGTCCACTGGGGATCGTAGTGGTGGCCAAAAGAGTAAGTGTGCTTGGAGTCCAGCCAGCCGATATGGGTGGGCAGGCGGTCTTGGGCTTTACGAATACGCATTTGAACCTCCTCAATGTTGATGGGCTCATGATGGCTTAGAGATAATCGAACAAAAAGCGACGAAAATTGACTCAACCATTCTATAAAGTCGATTTATTTCCAACCCTGGCCCTATGGGACACTAAAGCCTTGAGGAGGAGCCATGGCCCTGATGTTCGATAACCGCTTCGCGCGGGACTTTCCCAGCCTGTATAGCGCCCAGGCTCCGGCCGGCTTCGATACCCCGGAGCTGCTGCTGCTCAATGAGCCCCTGGCCACACAATTCGGCCTGGCCGGCCAGCCGCAGCAGTTGGCCGACTGGTTTGGCGGCAAGGCCGACCTGCCCGGTGCCCAGCCCCTGGCCCAGAAGTACGCCGGCCACCAGTTCGGTGTCTATAACCCCTTCCTGGGGGACGGTCGTGGCCTGTTGCTGGGGGAAATCAAAGACAACCAGGGCCAATTCTGGGATCTGCACCTCAAGGGGGCCGGCCCCACCCCCTATGCCCGTGGCGGTGACGGCCGGGCCGTGCTGCGCTCCTCCATTCGTGAGTTTCTGGCCTCCGAAGCCCTTTTTCACCTGGGGGTCCCCACTACCCGCGCCCTGTGCCTGGTGGCCGGCGAGCTGCCGGTGCAGCGGGAGAGGGTGGAACGGGGCGCCATGCTGACCCGGGCGGCACGCAGCCATATCCGTTTCGGCCATTTCGAACACTGCTTCCACAAGGGTCTGGTGGAGGAACTCAAAGGGCTGAAACAGTATGTGGTCGAGCGCCATTGGCCGGATTTGGCCGATCAGCCCGACAAGCTGTTCTTCGAGCGGGTAGTGCACAAGACGGCGCAGATGATCGCCTATTGGCAGGCCTACGGTTTCGCCCACGGGGTGATGAACACCGACAACTTCTCCATCCTCGGGGACACCTTCGACTTTGGCCCCTACGGTTTCTTGGACGACTACCAGCCTGGCCTTATCTGCAACCATTCCGACCACAGCGGCCGCTACGCCTTCGACGCCCAGCCCAGCATTGCCCTTTGGAACCTCAACTGCCTGGCCATGGCCCTGAGCCCGCTGATCGCCTCGGACGATCTGGTGGCGGCCCTCAAGCAGTTCCAGCCGGCCCTGGCTGGCCATTACCTGAAGCTGATGGGCAAACGCCTGGGCCTGGAGAAAGCCGGCCAGGACGATGTGGAGCTGATCAACAACCTGCTGGCCATGCTGGCCGATGAGGGCCAGGACTACAGCCTGGCCCTGCGCTGGCTGAGCCAGGCCCAAAAGGGCGACAGCCTGATACCCTGTCGCGACCACTATGTAGACAGGGCCCGCTTCGACGCTTGGGGCCAGCAATACCTCAAGCGCCTTAGCGAACAGGATCTGACCGACGAGGACCGCCGCCAGGCCATGGACGGGGTAAACCCCCTTTATGTGCTGCGCAACTACCTGGCCCAGAACGCCATCGCCGCCAGCGAGCAAGGAGACCACAGCGAGCTGCGCCACCTCTATCAG
This is a stretch of genomic DNA from Gallaecimonas xiamenensis 3-C-1. It encodes these proteins:
- a CDS encoding TetR/AcrR family transcriptional regulator → MPKRVDHQQYRQELASRAVAVFRAKGYHGLSMRAMADALGVSKGVLYHYFASKEALFAASSVYGTALPELVLAEQPSRQQQQAALETLALAMEADFAGELTLLLDYIRGRDNDAIAADSQLAQAKAHYLSALAAITGEDKAQGALAQILGVLLLRLFDGKQTGFDSLAPWLEG
- a CDS encoding DUF4336 domain-containing protein; its protein translation is MERIAENLWVAEGPSVPFFTLPYSTRMTLIRLADGRLWVHSPIALTPELKAEVDALGQVAYLIAPNQLHHLFLQAWQQQYPGALSFGTKGVMAKRPDLTFQHCLDQHFTSPWPEISALLFTGSKAMEEAVFLHQPSRTLIVTDLVENFAPETFTPLKRRLAAWAGILAPNGKMPLDWRLSFLFSKTQARRHVQQLLAWQPQRLIMAHGLMVQNQVPAFLARAFSWVGPLEQSQP
- a CDS encoding PaaI family thioesterase: MSISHLTGFEHLQAIISGDIAPPSIFDTMGMYNLTVGQGEVTLGCRATQRHCNPMGGVHGGFAATVLDSVTGCAVHSLLEAGVSYGTVDLAVKMMRPLPMDEALIAEAKVTHISRSLGIAEGSIRSADGKLLASGYATCFIKRPRG
- a CDS encoding alpha/beta fold hydrolase, with protein sequence MESVSFYTADQYRLQGYRYPAQGPLQGRVIVAGATGVPQGFYRRFAQFASEQGFESLTFDYRGIGESKPPSLKDFEMDLLDWGKRDLAAAVDLMAKGDAPLFVIGHSYGGHAFGLLPNHHKVAGLYVFGTGAGWHGYMPRLEQLKVLTMWHLVLPVLTWWKGYCAWKVLGMGEDLPKNAFLQWRHWCRYPHYFFDDPAMAGIDQLYRSVQSPIVAANALDDLWAMPESRDAFIQHYSQAPITRVNLSPNALGGRIGHMGYFRKNAAPLWQASLDWFKAQAAKGEAA
- a CDS encoding TetR/AcrR family transcriptional regulator, whose protein sequence is MSKNASDGRQRVIEAAASMLAMHGLQGVSIREVTKFAKAPLGSTYHNFPGGKYQIVAEAIDWAGQQTLARLRACLAQDPQNGLQAFLLQWRQRLLDSQFRFGCPVVAAAIEASQEPEAEQVTAAVSQAFSAWQRLLAEHLLTLGHGATAAQTLALSIIASIEGAVALCRGHQNIQAFDAIVECIPLLVGRKVA
- a CDS encoding pirin family protein, with the protein product MRIRKAQDRLPTHIGWLDSKHTYSFGHHYDPQWTGSGALLVINDDTVAPGAGFGTHGHSDMEIISVVLEGKLTHKDSQGNIGHLVPGMVQRMSAGTGIRHSEYNGSDSEPVHFLQIWIAPHSRGLDPSYQEAEVPEQQGKVVLAGEGGLLAINQDAELAQYRLEEGDEVSFKAQSRRKRYLHVIEGGIASGELLLGPGDGLELSAGEEKAFVAQAGTRFLAFDVPA
- a CDS encoding protein adenylyltransferase SelO codes for the protein MALMFDNRFARDFPSLYSAQAPAGFDTPELLLLNEPLATQFGLAGQPQQLADWFGGKADLPGAQPLAQKYAGHQFGVYNPFLGDGRGLLLGEIKDNQGQFWDLHLKGAGPTPYARGGDGRAVLRSSIREFLASEALFHLGVPTTRALCLVAGELPVQRERVERGAMLTRAARSHIRFGHFEHCFHKGLVEELKGLKQYVVERHWPDLADQPDKLFFERVVHKTAQMIAYWQAYGFAHGVMNTDNFSILGDTFDFGPYGFLDDYQPGLICNHSDHSGRYAFDAQPSIALWNLNCLAMALSPLIASDDLVAALKQFQPALAGHYLKLMGKRLGLEKAGQDDVELINNLLAMLADEGQDYSLALRWLSQAQKGDSLIPCRDHYVDRARFDAWGQQYLKRLSEQDLTDEDRRQAMDGVNPLYVLRNYLAQNAIAASEQGDHSELRHLYQLLQNPFTQQPGMDDYAKRPPDWGKHLEVSCSS